A genomic region of Kluyveromyces marxianus DMKU3-1042 DNA, complete genome, chromosome 5 contains the following coding sequences:
- the DRN1 gene encoding Drn1p: MLKVLTLNAGEDSLLDVLAVANSLHSKSGPFACALIMGDVPSSSSDAELKDQEMLLPTYICGGSRQVEGKDNGSFEMNENLTLLNGFGFLKLASGLRVAYMADCGCVGDAKARLQVVEEFERVSSLESCDILLSHDWSDAISARENVLLGEATASGQGQGQGQGLVDQIAKMLKPKYHFSGQNKKQFFELDPFCWDHAHSNGQEHDHVCRFINVAQFKSGSKWAYAFKIRLQNGPEYIPDNLIDNPYAAAELANNKKRSLEEEESSTSNTTKKKTAKQILPADCRFCLSNSKLNDHMIIAISKSSYLTIAKGPLSTPTDTMNFSGHCLIIPIEHIPKLNPETNQEDSTNSSTTTTTTFNFADSPLNLDMLRFESSIAEMFFKRFDMSTLVFEINSTNAIHFHKQLLPIPKYLIANFTNALHRQVHLNNEKYKGNAKLEFREYQGFNNDEYLSLVNDPKTNYFQFTIRETATSEPRVFISTFKKDDRIDLQFGRRVAAFLLKQPKRTRWDSKECLQSKQEEEQEVTEFQRAYKEYDFTMQ; encoded by the coding sequence ATGCTCAAGGTTCTCACGCTCAATGCTGGCGAAGACTCTCTTCTCGATGTGTTGGCAGTAGCCAACAGTTTGCACAGCAAGTCTGGACCGTTTGCATGTGCGCTCATCATGGGCGATGTGCCGTCCTCTAGTAGTGATGCTGAACTAAAGGACCAGGAGATGTTGCTGCCCACGTACATATGTGGTGGCTCGAGACAGGTGGAGGGGAAGGACAATGGGTCGTTCGAGATGAATGAGAATTTGACGTTGTTGAACGGGTTTGGGTTTCTCAAGCTTGCAAGTGGCTTGCGAGTGGCGTACATGGCGGATTGCGGGTGCGTTGGGGACGCCAAGGCTCGATTACAGGTGGTTGAGGAGTTTGAGCGTGTTTCGAGCTTGGAGAGCTGCGATATCCTGCTGTCCCACGACTGGAGCGATGCGATATCAGCAAGAGAAAACGTTTTGCTGGGAGAAGCTACAGCCTcgggccagggccagggccagggccagggcctCGTGGACCAGATAGCCAAGATGCTCAAGCCCAAGTACCATTTCTCAGGccagaacaagaaacagTTCTTCGAATTGGACCCGTTTTGCTGGGACCATGCGCACTCCAACGGACAAGAGCACGATCACGTTTGCCGGTTCATCAACGTCGCACAGTTCAAGAGCGGCTCGAAGTGGGCGTATGCGTTCAAGATCAGACTCCAAAACGGCCCAGAGTACATCCCAGACAACTTGATAGACAACCCATACGCAGCAGCAGAATTagccaacaacaagaagcgttctcttgaagaagaagagagtagtactagtaatacgacaaaaaagaagacgGCTAAACAAATCCTACCGGCCGATTGTAGATTCTGTTTGAGCAACAGCAAGCTCAACGACCATATGATCATCGCTATCAGCAAATCGTCCTACCTAACCATCGCCAAGGGCCCATTATCGACGCCAACAGACACCATGAACTTTTCCGGCCACTGTCTAATCATTCCAATAGAACACATCCCAAAGCTGAACCCCGAAACCAACCAAGAAGATAGTACTAATAgtagtactactactaccaccaccTTCAACTTCGCGGACTCGCCGTTGAACCTCGATATGCTGCGTTTCGAGTCCTCTATAGCAGAAATGTTCTTCAAGCGCTTTGACATGTCCACCTTGGTCTTCGAAATAAACTCAACAAACGCTATCCATTTCCACAAACAGCTGCTACCAATCCCCAAGTACCTCATTGCAAACTTCACCAACGCATTGCACCGCCAGGTGCACTTGAACAACGAGAAATACAAGGGAAACGCAAAACTAGAGTTCCGCGAGTACCAAGGTTTCAACAACGATGAGTATCTGTCACTGGTAAACGATCCAAAGACAAACTACTTCCAGTTCACCATCAGAGAAACAGCAACAAGCGAGCCACGAGTATTCATCAGCACTTTCAAGAAGGACGACCGAATCGACCTTCAGTTCGGTAGGAGAGTGGCCGCATTCTTGTTGAAACAGCCAAAGAGAACCAGATGGGACTCCAAAGAGTGCTTGCAAAGCAaacaagaggaagaacaagaagttaCCGAGTTCCAAAGAGCATACAAAGAGTATGATTTCACAATgcaataa
- the MRD1 gene encoding RNA-binding ribosome biosynthesis protein MRD1 gives MSRVIVKGLPKYLKEDRLRDLIEKRLRDKHQSSDVKQYLSDVKLMKNRDNESRRFAFIGFRDEEDAFDCVNFFNGTFVDTSKIEVSMAKSFADPRVPQPMREKRREALKRLREREEMLLGEKQEKNKKSKPESNKKHDIDAEIAKNKQLQEFIETMKPSSQVTSWETVQSSKSLEEQQQEQEKLGEDKDVGTENADDEGASSNPLLSQALALKTGSGTADEDVDMFKIPGNESDDEYVELNKNGKSNNNEEDDSESKMMSLDSFVPADDIAKDETVSDLDWLKNRRVRIKDGAETPESKAEDGKVSQEEQGQGQREEAAQEAAQEPEEPQESEEERALKKIRETGRLFLRNILYTATEDDFRKLFSPYGELEEVHIAVDTRTGQSKGFAYILFKKPDDAATAYVELDKQIFQGRLLHILPADAKKSHKLDEFDLKNLPLKKQRELKRKANSAQQTFSWNSLYMNQDAVLSSVADKLGMKKADLIDAENSSSAVKQALAEASVIGDVRKFFEARGVDIAKFGQLKSGERDDRVILVKNFPYGTTREELAELFLPFGKLQRLLMPPAGTIAILQFRDVPSARAAFSKISYKRFKDGIIYLEKGPANCFTRDAQGDELVDGDATEEINAKEAKISSADLLESKGNVEGSAAAGGEQVDDDDDDVPVGPTVSIFIKNLNFSTTSQQLTEKFKPFSGFVVAQVKTKPDPKHDGKTLSMGFGFAEFKTKEQAVAVINAVDGMVVDGHRLQLKLSHRQGTSSASTSDKKKMNKKKNQGKIIVKNLPFEATRKDVFELFSSFGQLKSVRVPKKFDKSARGFAFVEFLLPKEAENAMDQLQGVHLLGRRLVMEFVEQDPEDVEQQIEKMTRKVKKQVNTTKIASMRNAGKRKLDLDELDENDGLQG, from the coding sequence ATGTCTCGTGTTATTGTGAAAGGATTACCTAAATACTTGAAAGAGGATCGGTTAAGGGACTTGATCGAGAAAAGATTGAGAGATAAGCACCAAAGCAGTGATGTTAAGCAGTATCTCAGTGATGTcaagttgatgaagaataGGGACAATGAGTCCAGAAGGTTTGCGTTCATTGGTTTCCGTGATGAAGAGGACGCATTTGACTGTGTGAATTTTTTCAACGGCACGTTTGTCGATACATCCAAGATTGAGGTGTCTATGGCCAAGAGTTTTGCGGACCCAAGGGTTCCTCAGCCAATGCGTGAGAAGCGTAGGGAGGCTTTGAAAAGACttagagagagagaagagatgTTGTTGGGTGAAAAAcaggaaaagaataagaaaTCCAAGCCTGAAAGCAACAAAAAGCACGATATCGATGCGGAAATTGCCAAGAACAAACAGTTGCAAGAGTTCATTGAGACAATGAAACCTTCCAGCCAAGTGACGTCTTGGGAAACGGTTCAGTCTTCAAAATCTCTAGAAgagcaacaacaagagcaagaaaaaCTTGGTGAAGATAAAGATGTTGGAACTGAAAATGCGGATGACGAAGGAGCTTCCTCCAACCCATTGCTTTCGCAAGCGTTAGCCTTGAAGACGGGATCAGGTACTGCCGATGAAGATGTGGATATGTTTAAGATACCAGGAAATGAAAGTGACGATGAATATGTGGaactaaacaaaaatggcaagagcaacaacaacgaagaagatgacaGTGAATCGAAGATGATGAGtcttgattcttttgttccGGCTGATGATATTGCAAAGGACGAAACAGTTTCTGATTTAGACTGGTTAAAGAACCGTAGAGTGAGAATTAAGGATGGTGCGGAAACACCGGAAAGTAAAGCAGAGGATGGGAAAGTAtcccaagaagaacaaggacaaggacAAAGAGAAGAGGCCGCCCAAGAGGCCGCCCAAGAACCTGAGGAACCTCAAGAATCTGAGGAGGAAAGAGCTCTAAAAAAGATTAGGGAAACAGGCCGTCTATTCTTGAGAAATATTCTATACACAGCAACAGAAGATGACTTTAGGAAACTCTTCTCCCCATACGGAGAACTAGAAGAAGTGCACATCGCTGTGGATACAAGAACGGGTCAGTCTAAAGGTTTTGCATATATACTATTCAAGAAGCCCGACGACGCTGCGACTGCATACGTTGAACTTGATAAACAAATTTTCCAAGGTAGACTTTTACATATCCTACCTGCAGATGCTAAGAAGTCCCACAAGTTGGATGAGtttgacttgaagaacttgcccttgaagaagcaaagagaATTGAAGCGTAAGGCTAACAGTGCGCAGCAGACTTTCTCATGGAATTCGTTGTATATGAACCAAGACGCTGTTTTGAGCAGTGTTGCTGATAAGTTGGGGATGAAGAAGGCCGACTTGATAGATGCTGAGAACTCTTCCTCTGCTGTTAAGCAGGCCTTGGCTGAAGCGTCGGTGATTGGTGACGTACGGAAGTTCTTTGAGGCTAGAGGTGTTGATATTGCCAAATTTGGTCAATTGAAGAGCGGTGAGCGTGATGACCGTGTAATACTTGTCAAGAACTTCCCATATGGGACCACCAGAGAGGAACTTGCAGAGTTGTTCCTTCCATTTGGTAAGTTGCAAAGACTTTTGATGCCTCCAGCTGGTACCATTGCCATTCTACAATTTAGAGACGTTCCAAGTGCAAGAGCTGCATTCAGCAAGATTTCGTACAAGCGTTTCAAAGATGGTATCATATACCTTGAGAAAGGTCCAGCAAACTGTTTCACCAGAGATGCACAAGGTGATGAGCTAGTGGACGGTGATGCTACTGAGGAGATAAACGCTAAGGAAGCCAAGATTTCTAGTGCTGATCTACTCGAATCCAAGGGTAACGTTGAGGGCTCTGCCGCTGCGGGTGGTGAACAagtagatgatgatgatgatgatgtcCCTGTGGGCCCAACCGTATCGATATTcatcaagaacttgaacttctcGACCACATCGCAACAGCTAACGGAGAAGTTCAAGCCATTTAGCGGTTTCGTGGTTGCTCAAGTGAAGACAAAGCCGGATCCAAAGCATGACGGCAAAACCCTTTCGATGGGTTTCGGGTTCGCGGAATTCAAGACAAAGGAACAAGCTGTGGCAGTTATCAATGCCGTGGACGGCATGGTAGTGGACGGCCACAGGCTACAGCTCAAGCTATCGCACAGACAAGGCACATCTTCTGCTTCCACGTcggacaagaagaagatgaacaagaagaagaaccaggGCAAGATCATCGTCAAGAACTTGCCATTCGAAGCTACCAGGAAGGACGTGTTCGAACTATTCAGCTCTTTTGGTCAACTAAAATCCGTCAGGGTTCCAAAGAAGTTCGACAAGTCAGCTCGTGGTTTCGCGTTTGTCGAGTTCCTCTTGCCCAAGGAAGCCGAAAATGCCATGGACCAATTGCAAGGTGTCCATTTGTTAGGACGTAGACTAGTCATGGAATTCGTTGAACAAGACCCAGAAGATGTTGAGCAACAGATCGAAAAGATGACCAGAAAGGTCAAGAAACAAGTCAACACCACCAAGATTGCATCTATGAGAAACGCAGGCAAGCGTAAGCTCGACCTTGACGAGTTGGACGAAAACGACGGTTTGCAAGGGTGA
- the PRP31 gene encoding U4/U6-U5 snRNP complex subunit PRP31, whose amino-acid sequence MDLLDDISEDENIQEDENLQEDSLGTLGQGHSPGDDLDKSKGPGPGQGPGQDPGPSQDQLDSALRQVIDTFKHRFPGVEEVLHGEQYVRWIAQQVDFHWDSPGESQSQSQESFVISPEQQLIVSTLSHRFPQGLEAPSGQELAPLQRFLHLSSALKTIHAQLTASIHLQAPNVCALVGPEIAARLVAHYGSVRELSCVPSCNLVTFGRNRQGPSQGQGNALGIGKGNGLIYSCDIVQQQHPEFRKQAARMVCAKLVIAARIDANGPGHGPGPAPANADALSGAAGTQLRTQILERLQKVSTPPQLSRVKPLPVPEDKPKKKRAGKRFRKYKQQFQLSHMRQLQNRMEFGRAEHTTMDAYGEEIGMGLARVSGPELSLGPSPGPSPGPRPKMSKAMRKRLESGNTGPVNGSGPESLGPL is encoded by the coding sequence ATGGACTTGTTGGACGATATAAGCGAGGATGAGAACATACAGGAGGATGAGAATCTACAGGAGGATTCCCTGGGTACCCTAGGGCAAGGCCACAGTCCAGGCGATGACCTCGACAAAAGTAAgggccctggccctggccaAGGCCCTGGCCAGGACCCAGGCCCCAGCCAAGACCAACTTGACTCAGCACTCCGCCAGGTCATCGATACATTCAAACACCGCTTCCCAGGCGTAGAAGAAGTGTTGCATGGCGAACAGTACGTCCGATGGATCGCCCAGCAGGTGGATTTCCACTGGGATTCCCCCGGGGAATCCCAGTCCCAGTCCCAAGAATCGTTCGTCATCTCACCCGAACAACAGCTCATCGTCTCAACACTCTCCCATCGGTTTCCCCAGGGCCTAGAGGCCCCCTCTGGGCAGGAACTGGCCCCGCTCCAACGCTTCCTCCATCTCAGCTCCGCTCTGAAAACTATCCATGCCCAACTCACCGCCTCCATCCACCTCCAGGCCCCCAACGTTTGTGCTCTCGTGGGCCCCGAGATTGCTGCACGTCTAGTGGCCCACTACGGCAGCGTGCGCGAGCTCAGCTGCGTCCCCAGCTGTAATTTGGTCACTTTTGGGAGGAATCGGCAGGGCCCTagccagggccagggcaATGCCCTGGGCATTGGCAAGGGAAATGGCCTCATCTACTCCTGCGACATCGtccagcagcagcacccAGAGTTCCGCAAGCAGGCTGCCCGAATGGTCTGCGCAAAACTCGTCATTGCAGCAAGAATAGATGCCAATGGGCCTGGCCATGGCCCTGGCCCAGCCCCAGCTAATGCTGACGCATTATCTGGGGCAGCTGGGACACAACTCCGCACACAGATCCTCGAACGCCTCCAGAAGGTCTCCACGCCGCCCCAGCTCTCCCGCGTCAAGCCGTTGCCCGTCCCCGAAGACAAgcccaagaagaagcgcGCCGGCAAACGGTTCCGCAAGTACAAGCAACAGTTCCAGCTCTCGCACATGCGACAGCTCCAGAACCGCATGGAGTTCGGCAGGGCCGAGCACACCACCATGGACGCCTACGGCGAGGAAATAGGCATGGGATTGGCCAGGGTCTCAGGACCTGAGCTTTCGTTGGGTCCTAGTCCTGGTCCTAGTCCTGGTCCCAGACCCAAGATGAGCAAAGCCATGCGGAAACGCTTGGAAAGTGGGAACACGGGGCCAGTCAATGGGTCAGGGCCAGAGTCCCTGGGCCCATTGTGA
- the DBF2 gene encoding serine/threonine-protein kinase has protein sequence MYFLDYYCDMFDYVISRRERTRQVINYLEEQRRAHLMDSTSINNEWQGYLTRETNILRKRRLKPKNKDFEMITQVGQGGYGQVYLARKKDTKEICALKILNKKLLMKLEGTDHVLTERDILTTTRSEWLVKLLYAFQDPQSLYLAMEFVPGGDFRTLLINTRFLQAPHARFYISEMFCAVNALHQLGYTHRDLKPENFLIDSKGHIKLTDFGLASGTVSMERIESMKIRLQEVKNLEFPEFTERSMDDRRRMYHKLREQEVKYAHSTVGSPDYMALEVLEAKNYDFTVDYWSLGCILFESLVGYTPFSGNTTNETYENLRNWKQVLQRPKCDNGRYAFSDRTWELITRLIADPINRLKSFEHVKRMRYFSEIDFATLRTVHPPFIPQLDNEEDVGYFDDFSNEEHMARYADVFKRQDRLTAMVDDSMSDSKLVGFTFRHRNGKNGSSGVLYGGVEHSDPFATFY, from the coding sequence ATGTACTTCCTCGACTACTACTGCGACATGTTCGACTACGTCATCAGCAGAAGAGAACGCACAAGACAAGTCATCAACTACTTGGAAGAACAACGAAGAGCTCACCTCATGGACTCCACGTCCATCAACAACGAGTGGCAAGGCTACCTCACCCGCGAGACAAACATCCTGCGCAAAAGACGCCTCaaaccaaagaacaaagacTTCGAAATGATCACCCAGGTCGGCCAAGGTGGCTACGGACAAGTGTACTTGGCCCGCAAAAAGGACACCAAAGAGATCTGCGCCCTCAAgatcttgaacaagaaactGCTCATGAAACTCGAGGGCACGGACCATGTGCTCACAGAACGTGACATCTTGACCACCACCAGGTCCGAGTGGTTGGTCAAGCTCTTGTACGCGTTCCAGGACCCGCAAAGCCTCTATTTGGCGATGGAATTCGTCCCCGGAGGTGACTTCCGTACGCTGCTGATCAACACCCGGTTTCTCCAGGCGCCACACGCCCGCTTCTACATCAGTGAGATGTTCTGCGCCGTCAATGCCTTGCACCAGCTCGGGTACACGCACCGTGACCTCAAACCGGAAAACTTCCTCATCGACTCAAAGGGACACATCAAGCTAACAGACTTCGGGCTCGCCTCAGGTACAGTGTCCATGGAACGTATAGAGAGTATGAAGATCAGGCTGCAAGAGGTCAAGAACCTCGAGTTCCCAGAGTTCACCGAGCGCTCGATGGACGACAGAAGACGCATGTACCACAAGCtaagagaacaagaagtgAAATATGCCCACTCCACCGTGGGGTCCCCAGACTACATGGCCCTCGAAGTGCTCGAGGCGAAAAACTACGACTTCACCGTCGACTACTGGTCCCTAGGTTGCATCTTGTTCGAGTCCCTGGTCGGATACACCCCATTCAGCGGGAACACAACAAACGAAACCTACGAGAACTTGAGAAACTGGAAACAGGTTTTGCAACGGCCCAAGTGCGACAACGGACGCTACGCATTCTCAGACAGAACCTGGGAACTCATCACAAGACTCATCGCAGACCCCATCAACAGGCTGAAATCCTTCGAACACGTCAAGAGAATGCGCTACTTCTCCGAAATCGATTTCGCAACGCTAAGAACGGTCCATCCGCCTTTCATACCCCAGCTAGATAACGAGGAAGATGTCGGGTACTTCGACGACTTCTCCAACGAGGAACACATGGCCCGCTACGCTGACGTTTTCAAGAGACAGGACCGGCTCACCGCAATGGTCGACGACTCGATGTCAGATTCGAAGTTGGTCGGATTCACCTTCAGACACAGAAACGGCAAGAACGGTTCAAGCGGTGTTCTTTACGGCGGAGTCGAACACAGCGACCCGTTCGCAACCTTCTACTAG
- the RPC40 gene encoding DNA-directed RNA polymerase core subunit RPC40, which yields MSNIVGIEYNRVTNTSSTDFPGFASDQDNAWDLDRFKNSFDVRIESLDDREVNFDLIGVDTSIANAFRRIMISEVPSVAPEYVYFFNNTSVLQDEVLAHRIGLVPLKVDPDMLSWIDSSLPESERFTDENTIVMSLNVKCTRNPDAPPNCEDPRILYRNAHIYARDLKFEPQGKQVEQFAKCPVVAADPDILLAKLRPGQEISLRAHCILGIGSDHAKFSPVATASYRLLPQIDILDEIRGEDAKKFVKCFAKGVADIDSEGRAYIKDPRKDTVSREVLRHEEFQGKVKLGRVRDHFIFNVESAGAMTPEEIFFKSVRILKNKAEYLRGCPIGSA from the coding sequence ATGTCCAACATCGTCGGCATCGAGTACAACCGCGTCACAAACACCTCCTCCACAGACTTCCCGGGCTTCGCCAGCGACCAGGACAATGCCTGGGACCTCGACCGCTTCAAGAACTCCTTCGACGTCCGCATCGAGTCCCTCGACGACCGCGAAGTCAACTTCGACCTCATCGGCGTAGACACATCCATCGCAAACGCATTCAGACGTATCATGATCTCGGAAGTCCCCTCCGTCGCACCAGAATACgtctacttcttcaacaacactTCGGTCTTGCAAGACGAAGTCCTCGCCCACAGAATCGGTCTCGTGCCCTTGAAAGTAGACCCCGACATGCTCTCATGGATCGACTCCTCGCTGCCCGAATCCGAACGTTTCACAGACGAAAACACAATCGTCATGTCTTTGAACGTCAAGTGCACCAGAAACCCAGACGCTCCACCAAACTGTGAAGACCCTCGCATCCTATACCGCAACGCCCACATCTACGCCCGCGACCTCAAGTTCGAGCCCCAGGGCAAACAGGTCGAACAGTTCGCCAAGTGTCCCGTCGTCGCTGCTGACCCAGATATCTTGCTCGCAAAGTTGAGACCGGGACAAGAAATCTCGCTTCGCGCTCACTGCATCCTGGGAATCGGTAGCGACCATGCCAAGTTCTCCCCCGTCGCAACTGCAAGCTACAGACTGCTTCCGCAGATCGATATACTAGATGAGATTCGCGGCGAAGACGCCAAGAAGTTCGTCAAGTGTTTCGCCAAGGGCGTCGCTGATATCGACAGCGAAGGACGTGCCTACATCAAGGACCCACGAAAGGATACCGTGTCGCGCGAAGTGTTGCGCCACGAGGAGTTCCAGGGCAAGGTCAAGCTGGGACGCGTGCGGGACcacttcatcttcaacgTGGAGAGCGCCGGTGCCATGACGCCCGAGgagatcttcttcaagtccGTGCGcatcttgaagaacaaggCGGAATACTTGCGGGGCTGTCCGATCGGCAGTGCATAG
- the GLD1 gene encoding Gld1p (conserved hypothetical membrane protein), giving the protein MTSDEVDVPAKDGETEYRVQTKEFRRNLTVQLQLLGFVLIVVSQLKYAGSIVLFMVRLGVQSVLGAPFPSEERLMRFTAYYRANNSANSSETNSLRHSFKKLEAMLLYVTLVMNFGVMVCGVVWPIDFEKEVDGFRVPGMGRGLSSYGSPFNHMGSRVIEGEVRRHWFTQYIGERVPSSNVRGNASYMWYQWGILVVQVGLGLMFGTEPGTEPGTGPGLVPGSGPEGEGDLEARPLSRPPMVLEMDPERSIREVLGSGPGPEPGPEPRPRPVDDMV; this is encoded by the coding sequence ATGACATCTGACGAGGTAGATGTGCCAGCGAAGGATGGCGAGACGGAATATAGAGTTCAGACGAAAGAGTTTCGGCGAAATTTGACGGTACAGTTGCAGTTATTGGGGTTTGTATTAATTGTTGTATCGCAGCTCAAGTATGCTGGGAGTATAGTGTTATTTATGGTTCGACTTGGGGTGCAGTCGGTATTGGGGGCACCTTTCCCATCTGAGGAGCGGTTGATGCGGTTTACTGCGTATTACCGGGCGAATAATAGTGCGAATTCATCGGAGACCAATTCGCTTCGTCATTCGTTCAAGAAGCTGGAAGCGATGCTGTTGTATGTGACGTTAGTGATGAACTTTGGGGTGATGGTGTGTGGAGTAGTGTGGCCGATTGATTTTGAGAAGGAGGTAGACGGGTTTCGGGTTCCTGGGATGGGGCGCGGACTCTCGAGTTATGGGTCGCCGTTCAACCATATGGGTTCTCGAGTGATAGAGGGGGAGGTGAGACGGCACTGGTTCACGCAGTACATTGGGGAGCGGGTTCCGTCGAGCAATGTGCGGGGGAACGCGAGCTACATGTGGTACCAGTGGGGGATACTGGTGGTGCAGGTGGGGCTTGGGCTGATGTTTGGGACTGAGCCTGGGACTGAGCCTGGGACTGGGCCTGGGCTTGTCCCAGGCTCAGGCCCAGAGGGAGAAGGCGATCTAGAAGCCCGACCTCTGTCTCGACCACCCATGGTGCTGGAGATGGACCCCGAAAGATCAATACGGGAAGTCCTGGGGTCGGGACCGGGCCCTGAGCCTGGCCCTGAGCCCAGGCCTAGGCCTGTCGACGACATGGTGTAG